In Deltaproteobacteria bacterium, the sequence CTGGGCCTTTTTCCGTTTTATCCAGCCCTCCTTTTTAAGCTGGGTGATGATGCGGTCCAGTTCCGCCTTGAGGCTTGTTTCCCCTTCAGGCAACGCGATGCACTGTCCGGCCTTGATGGTTTCAGTAGTTACGAGGGCGATTTTGAGTTTTTTGTTTTTGGCCACCAAGTCCTTGGCGGGCTTGCTTTGAATGAGCACAAGGTCGATGCGGCCGGCGGCCAAATCCAATCCGGCGTTGTCCACGGGTCTTCGCGGGTCAGGCCCGGTTTTACCAGGTTGTTCATGATCCAGGTTTCCTGGATCGTTCCGGTTTGAACCCCGATTTTTTTGCCTGCGGCATCCAGGGCCTTGGTCATTTTGACATCGGCCTTAGTGGAGGTAATGAAGGCGTCTTTTACGAAATTATATGGAATCGAAAAATCCACCTTTTCATCCCGCTCGGGCGTTCCCTGCATTGCCGCGATGATGAGATCGATTTTTTTCTTTTGAAGGGCCGCGATAAGGGTATCAAAACCCATGTCTTTGATCTTCACCTTCAGGCCCATTCGCTTGCCGACCTCGCGGATGATATCCATATCAAACCCGACGAAATTACCTTTCTTGTCTACGGACTCATAAGGGGGGTAGTCGGCGGAGGTCCCTACGATGATCTCGCCACGCTGTTTGATAACACTCAAATGATCGGCCGCACCCACGGTGCCGATACCGAATCCTGCCACCACAACGGCC encodes:
- a CDS encoding transporter substrate-binding domain-containing protein; this encodes MLIQSKPAKDLVAKNKKLKIALVTTETIKAGQCIALPEGETSLKAELDRIITQLKKEGWIKRKKAQWGID
- a CDS encoding transporter substrate-binding domain-containing protein; translated protein: MERLKIYWLVALVAAVVVAGFGIGTVGAADHLSVIKQRGEIIVGTSADYPPYESVDKKGNFVGFDMDIIREVGKRMGLKVKIKDMGFDTLIAALQKKKIDLIIAAMQGTPERDEKVDFSIPYNFVKDAFITSTKADVKMTKALDAAGKKIGVQTGTIQETWIMNNLVKPGLTREDPWTTPDWIWPPAASTLCSFKASPPRTWWPKTKNSKSPS